DNA from Rhinatrema bivittatum chromosome 1, aRhiBiv1.1, whole genome shotgun sequence:
ATTGGAGGTTTTTACCAAAAAGATaccaccctcctccccctccacagtaataacattttttttataattaacttTATTAGATTTACTAAATATTTATAAGAAATATGTAATAAATGGAGATATACAAATAATGCCAATACATCATctgatataaataaagaaaaggaaaagcacACTACTTAAATGTAGTCCACATTTTGGAGCAGCCAACTTAAACTAAACTCTCATCCAGTACCCGACATCTAAAACTATCCAGTGGATTTATCCAAcaaaaaagtttctaaatgtgaaggttccaaaaaaacaaacttatttctCTGTTAGGTTATAATACACTCAATGGAAATCTTAAATAGAACAGGGCACCAAGTGAGAGAACCTGAAGCTTTAATtgcagaaattgtttccttctgaTCTGTGTCTACCTAGAGACATCGGGAAATACCAATACTCTCTGACCACAAAATAGAGACTCTTTGTATTTGaagtattgtttaaaaaaaaaaaaaaccttccctaTCTGCAGGCAAGACAAAAGGAAGTACGTAGGTGGCTCTACTAGAGACATGATCATCAGAAGGCTGCAAAAATAAAGAGAGATCTGGGCTGGTAGCTGGAATCAGCACATCTACCTCGCCTGCCCTGCTACCAGAAGTCTCTTTTTCTCAGTTATATAGTAGGAATTATTAATCATAAATTCCTTCTCAGGCAGAAATGGTAATACTTCAATCACCTATTTTAAGGCTTATAATTTGAgggatttttgtttttgcttccaTGACTCATATTTCTCCttccatattttatattttgataaTTATTCAATGAGAAAGTTATAAAACCTGTCAGCAAGGATTGATAAATATTGGCATACCTAAACTACATGGAACATGAGGCAGATATTTCCTttggcaccctccccccccccccccccccatgaactcCTTACTCACTCTGGTTTACTtcctccctgccccatccccagtTTATTCACTCCTTTCTACCCCATCCCTTGTTTATTCAATACTTTACTCAATGCTTTACTCACTTCCTCAACCCCaagacatatcaaacacccaataattaaaattataaGGATGGAAAAAAGCctctactctccatacctgaaagcCTTTCATTTCCATTCACCCTGTGCTTGCCGTAGATTAGTGGGGGTGGCACAAACCTTCTTCACACAAAAGCACATATACACCCAaggcagctcccattcacacaaacacatacacacacacacacacacacacacacacacacacacacacacacaaaaccaaagcaagctcccattcacacacacacatacacacacatgcaaacacacacaaaacctaggCACTGGAGTTGATTAATTCTAGTGCAATGACTCAAGTAGACAGTGTGATTTGGTGAAgaagagcagaagaaaaaaaatgccgAAAAGGAGCACTGAAGCCTGGCTTCAGGCCTGGCCTGATCCTGTGCTGAGGCACAGGCATGGGAACCCAATTTCTAGGCCTagctccagcatcaggcctgtgACTGGACGGAGGCCCTAGAGTTGAGACCTCATCTACGGGCCGGAATGTggccaatggtccatccagtctgcccagcaagctcatggcaGTTTCTTCTGTGCCATTCAAGCCACTCCATATTTATCAGTTTcctagaccatcaaagtcagggcccttgttgcttACTGTTTAAGTCCAGTTCCCTGTTACcttctgccgtagaagcagagagcaatgttagagttgcatcaagagtttcatgcctattgattaagggtagtaacagacacatcagcaagttacccctatgtttatttgttttcccagactgccaAACTCAATAtccttgttgcttgctgtctgaatctaatttcccttttcctcttttccccctgctgctgaagcagagagcataatggagttacatcaacagtatgaaggcttaacagtatgaaggcttattggttaagggtagaaacccccacaccagcaagttacccccatgcactcttttctttatttccagcctctagcctttagggatccactgcGTTTattccatgtccctttgaatttcTTTACTGTTTCCGTcttcacctcctccggaagggcattcccagcatccaccactctctctgtgaagaaatatttcctgacattggttcttcctccctggagttttatttcctgacccctagttctactgatttctttcccatggaaaaggtttgttgttgattgcgCATcgttaaaacttttcaagtatctaaagatgaagttgcagaaatccactacttattcttgggataagaagcttggaatctatctaccctttgcgATCCTGCCATGTAtgtgtgacctgaattggccactgttggaaccaggatactgagcttgatggattattggtctgacccagtatagcaagtcttaagttcttatgttcataagtgTGCAGTCTGTTTTATGAATGTTGGCATGTTAACCACCTAGAACTCATGAAAGAGTGATATAAGATATATTCACAAATATAGCATGGGCAGCTGCAGAGTGGATGAAGGTGCTGCTATTAAAATGTATGTAAATGAATTATACAGAAATGAAATATTTAAGATGGTGATGCCATGATGAAGAGGTGAATGATACATTGAAGAGATACGTAAAAAGGTGATGTTATTTatgcctgtttatttatttatttatttaagggtttttatataccgcagtaagtaaagaaatacatcaccgcggtttacatttaacaataacttagcaacaggctttacattgacattattaataggtattaaataaactaaattccatataacagttttgacggaaaacaggctgaacagactgtGGAACATCCAATAAAATATaacttacaattaaaatattgatgtaactattaaaccttaacaaaccaacacaaaaactaaatagTATCTAAGACAATACCAGTTCTGAGAGTGGATACAAATTCTATATTGCACCGAagacatttctgttatttaaagctaCTTAAAATCATGATGGGTTAGGGTGGGCAGGTGAGGTGAAGAAGGAAATTGAGGAGGGAATGAGGTTAGGGTAGGAAACGGAGcaaagggagggagggtagaAAATAGGATGGCATTTCAGTTAAATGGAAATCATTGTGTGAATgctagttcaaataaccacgttttgagtccttgtttgaatttcttatggcagggctccagacgtaggtcagtgggcatcttgttccataagttgattcccgctatggagatagaacggtctcttgtggtcacgtgtttgatgttttttgtaGGGGGGCTGCCAATTTGGCTTGATGGATATGTCTtatgggtctcttggaggtatGGAACACAAACTGctccgagaaccattgcatctcttggttatagatcgacttatgtatgagggagagaactttaaaggtaattctagaagcaactgggagccaatgcaagaacatgagagcaggtgttatgtgatcatgGAGATGGGTATTGGTGATCAatcgagctgctgcattctgtaacatctgtaaaggttgaattgCGCTTTTAGGGAGACCCAAGAGtattgcgttacagtagtcaatttttggtagtaTGGTAGCTTGCAATACCGTTCGGAAATCTTGTggatgtagaagaggtttaattctttttagtgtgtgaagtttgaagaatccattttttattgtagctgagatgaatttctttaaagtgaaatggttgtcaataatgacgccaagactgcggacttgctgtagtAGGGGAAGAACTGAAGTAGAGTGGTGGGATGTGTTGGAGGGGATGTTATTGGGTGGTATGatgatgatgagttcagttttggtagTATTTATAGCTaagaagttttctgtgagaagcttttttatttctgccagGGCTGATTCCCAGATTTTCAGAGCATTAGTGAGTGAATCATTAATAGGGataagaatctgtacgtcatcggcatatatgaagtgttggagttttagttttgctaggagtcgacagagaggtgctaagtaaatgttaaacagtgttgatgatagcgaggagccttgtggtacaccttgtagcagatttcttggtttattgttttattatttggtttattttattattttcttggtTTATAGAAGAGAGAAAGTTATGCATCTCAGTTTTCTTAGCCTttgcagctttttttctttttaactcaaaAGATAGATTTGCTTGAATCTTCAAagcagtggggcggattttaaaaggcctgtgcgcgccggcgcgcctattttgcataggccgccggcacacgtaaagccccgggacgcgcgtaagtcctggggctttcgaaaaggggcgggagggggcatgtccaggggcgttcccgaaacgatgcgacgtttcgggggcgtgccgtggcattttggggtcgggcccgggggcgtggcgccggcccaggggcgtggtcgaagcctccggaccagcccccgggaccggaggatggtgcggggctgccggccggcgcgcgcaaagttacgccagtaagggggggggtttagatagggccgggggggtgggttaggtaggggaagggaggggaaggtggggggagggcgaaggaaagttccctccgaggccgttccgaaattggagtggcctcggagggaacggaggcaggctgcacggctcggcgcgcaaagactgccgattttgcgcagccttgcgcgcgccgaccccggattttataagatacgcgcggctacgcacttatcttataaaatccagcatacttttgttcgcgcctgctgcgcgaacaaaagtacgcgctcgtgtatcttttgaagatctacctcagtgtGTTTAATAAAACACTGATGGATTTTTCAAAAGATTCAAAAAATCCATGAATCTAAAGACAACTCTGGTACATCATACTTCTGGATCTGATGAATCTTCAAAGACATTCTGTTGAATCAAAATGTTTGATGCATTCACAGGCACTGTTGAAGAGGTTGCCTCTAGGAAGTGGAGGAACTAAAGAAGGGAGTCAgtgcaagacaaaaaaaaaaccagaaaaatagAAAGAATGAGAAAGAGGGATTTGTTTTGTTGTTAATTTTCAGATCATTTGTGTTGCAGCAGCATGGGATTTTTCTGTCTTTTTGGAATTTGatgttttttgctttgttttttttaatagaatggAGAGTTGTACATGAAGATGAAGTGCTGGAGCTGGTGAAGAGCGACAAGACTAAAGGTGTTTTTGCTTTAactgctgcaattttttttttttactttttatttatcaaCTTTTAATTACAATTCAAAGCAATACACACTTTGCACACAATAACATATGGAAAAAAATTCTTGTAACAGAAAAATAGGTAATacatctgaaagaaaaaaaaagaaaaagaaacttatTTCCAAATCTTAGTAAGTCAAGAAGGTAAGGAGAGGGGAACAGAAATGAAGGAAGTCAATGAAGAAACTTCTTTCAGGAACTAGCATAAATGCCActacacattagagatgtgaatcgtgtgcccgatcgtcttaacgatcgggttcggctagagggggggaaaaatctgatcatgggtgatgtgggtgatgtgaattggaattggttccaattcacatcgttatttttttttttagtgaggcccgaccctttaaaattaaccccttactttctcccaccctcccgaacccccccaaaactttttacgattacctggtggtcaagtgggggtgcggggactgatctcccgctctcgggccatcggcgctattttggctgccactcaaaaatggcgccgatggcccgataaaaaaaacaacccacccaaccctttaaaaatgaccccttagcttcccccaccctcccgagccccccaaaacattttaaaattacctggtggtctagtggtggtcccgggggcgatctcctgttctcaggccgtcggATGCCACTCAtgaagatggcgccgatggccctttgcccttaccatgtgacagggtatccgtgcctttggccggctcctgtcacatggtaggagctctggatggctggcgccatctttaaagatggcggcggccatctttatgacaacggcggccatctttaaatacggcggtggccatctttaaaaacggcagcagccatctttaaagatggtgccggccagccagtgctcctaccatgtgacaggggccggccaatggcacggataccctgtcatatggtaagggcaaagggccatctgcgccaactttatgagtggcagccgatggcctgagaacgggagatcgctcccgggaccaccactagaccaccaggtaattttaaaatgttttggggggatcgggagggtgggggaagctaagggatcatttttaaagggtcgggtggtttgtttttttattgggccatcggcgccatttttgagtggcagccaaaatggcgccgatggaccgagagcgggaggtcagtccccgcgcccccactggaccaccaggtactcgtaaaaagctttgggggggttcgggagggtgggggaaggtaagggattcattttatagggtcgggtgggtttaggggcttttttggtgtgccggttttccccgccctcccccatcccccgatttacaatttttgacattaaatcgggggaatttctattgtatctcgactcttaacgatttttgacgatttaaaatatatctgacgattgttttaaatcgtcaaaaaacgattcacatccctactacacatATCAATAAGCCCAATAGAAAGCCAAATTAGTAGCCGGAGAATATGTTATAGTTTTGGAGTCTAGAAAAGACTGTAGCTGGTcaggaagaaaaaatatataacaatcaTTAATCTTTACGATACATCTACAAGGGTATCTTAACATAAATGTAGCCCCTATAGATAAGGTAGCTTGTCTCAAGGAAAGTAAGGCCTTTCTCTCCTGAGTAGATCGTGACAAATCTGGAAATATTCTAATAGGTTTCCCATAAAAGGGGGAATGTATATTTCTAAAATACAAACATAACTTTGCTTAAATCAGCTTCATTAGTGAAGGATACCAACTATGTCCCCCTTTCTATTATCTAAGGACCCGAGTTCTCCAAATAATTTGTCAAGTTAAATGATTCAGATGCAGATAGAAGAGCCAAGCTtgaaaaaaaagtacaagcagcaaaAGATGCCAATAAGGAAATTGTATATAGCAAAGGAATAGAATCAAGCTCACATTTtaaaatttcaagaaaatattttcttaaagtcAACTATGGCAGTTCTCCAATAATTCTAAGAAAATTAAGAATAAGAATATTCAAATGCCTAGAATAATTTTCTAGAGACTCCAGTCTCCtactaagaaaatgccattctttAATCAGGGAGGTGTTGAGATCCTTAACAGTTCCTGCAATTGACCCCTGTGTTGTTGAACCTCAGATTATAAAGAGGCTGACAGGGAGTCAATTTTCCTTCCACAGTTACCGATGGCATTCTCAAAACTAGTCACCAACTTCCAACTGGAGTCTAAAGTGACCCTCTCTGGCTTGATTGGCAGCACAAGAGAGTCACCACATGAAGCCAAGTTTTTCATAGGCATAGAAACAACCCACAGATCCTGGAGTAGCCACAAAGATCATAGCACTCAACAACTGCAGGGTTGAAGATCCTTTCTGGACGAATCATCCAGGGCAAAAAAAGTCTTTGCCTGCTGAAAAATAAGAGATGCTGCCACCGTAACTGCCGCCTCCACTTCACACATCCTTATGAGGTCATCCACCAGTTCCGAGAGCAAGTCAAAGGAGTCACATCATTGTGCTGGAGGGATTCAATGATGAATAACTCATTCCCAAATGATAGAGGTGCTCCCTCACCTTCCATCGCAACAGGGACATTGTTCCCCAATATGCGCGCAcgcccccaaaaacctgcccctagCTCCCCCTGCaagcgccgagcctatgttgaataggctcggcggtgcatgcaagccccgggacgcatgtaagtcccggggctttgcttggggggcatgttgggggtgtGTCGCCGGCCCggaggcatttcgggggcatggccaaggcctccgaaactgctcctgggctggggaatggcgtgccagcagccggctggcactcgcgagttacgcctgcctcgggcaggagtaacttttataataaaggaaggagggatttagatagggctggggggtgggttagggaggggaagggaagggaggggaaggtggggggagacagaaggaaagttccctccgaggtcgcaccgatttcggagcggcctaggagggaacaggcagcgcgcgcaggacttggagcgcgcaaggtgcacaaatattcacccccttgtgcgtgccgatcccggattttaaaagatacgcgcagctatgcgcgtatatattaaaatctggcatactcttgtttgcgcagggttgcgcgaacaaaagtgcgccCGCGCGCTTCTTTTAGGATCTGCCccatgtatttattaatttttgtcTAATAAATGTATTTTGAATGAATCATCCATTCTGTCATATACTGTTATGTTTTTAATGAACTAAATAGAATTAGCTAACACACACACCATAGTTCATCCACTCCCCTCCAGAAATCATTAAAATATTCATGAAAAATTAATATAATTCCAGTATTGCTTTATAAACAAAATTGAGAGGATTACTAATGTGAGAAAGATATGTCTAAAATCACATTCAAATACATCATGAACGTAACTTTTGTGTGTGGTCTTATTCATAATGTAATAAAGGGCAGAAGCTGAGTAGAATTATGGTTAAATTTCACAGTTTTGTGGTTTTACATGGGACATATAATATTCCTCTAATGCTGCTTTTTGTTCAGCACATTTCTGGATTTTATGAGTAAACAACATTGACACTTCTTCAGAACAAATGTGATTTCAGGGAACTTTATGGCTTGGAGTCAGGGCACTGTGTAGCCTTTGCTTGGAAGAGTTGAAGACATTTCACACTCTGACGTGTGGAGAAGAGACATGATGGCACTTGGGACCCTTCCAATATGATATGCAAGTCAGAGCCAATATGTAATCTAAATCTCCTCCATCTATTATTTAGAGGTAAGACTCAGATAGGATGGAAAATGTCTCTTTTAATTTTGTGAATTTGGGTATTCCTTCCTTGGTATTGTTTACCCTTTGGAAGAAGATACTTTTCTGTGCAGGGCTCTCTTCAGTGCAGccttcacatccctattcctcaGACTATAAATGAATGGGTTGAGCATGGGAGAAAGTACATTGTATATCACACTAGCAATTTTGTCCTTTTCCAAGGAATAGCTGGAGGAAGGCCTGAAGTACATGAACATAAGAGTCCCATAGAAGAGGATCACCacagtgaggtgggaggagcaggtggagaaggtcttgagtcgtccaccagttGACTGAATCTTCAGAATTGCAGTAATGATACGGATATAGGAGATCAAGATAATCACAAAAGGTAGCATTGCTATTAGTGAGGCCTCTGTGAACAGCACCAGCTCATTGATGGAGGTGTCCGTGCAAGAGAGCTGTAACAGTGGTGTAAAGTCACAAAAAAAGTGTTGGATCTTGTTGGAGTTGCAGAAGGAAAGCCGATATACCAACAGAGTGTGTAACAAGGAATTCAGAAAGGTGATAATCATAGAACCAGCTGACATGCTTACACATACCTTCTTGCTCATTATTATGACATAATGCAGTGGATTACAGATAGCAACATAACGGTCATATGCCATGATTGACATGAGTACACATTCTGCACCAgcaaaaacaacaaagaaatagaGCTGGGTGATACACTCAGAAAAAGAGATGGTTTTCTTGTTAGAGATGAGGTTGCTTAACATTTTGGGGACAGTGACTGAGGTGAAACACATGTCCACAAATGACAAGTTACagaggaagaaatacatgggAGTATGAAGCTGGGAGCTCCCACCAATAGCTAAGATCATGGTTCCATTTGCCAGGAGGTTCATCAGGTACATAGTGAGAAACACTACAATGAGGAGACCTCTCAGCTCCATGCGTTccgtgaggcccaggagaagaaaTTCCTGCACTGTTGTCTCATTCATCTGTTTCAGTTATATCCTCTTGCTGCAGAGGGGAACAAATAGCAGACTCACAGTTGAAAATAATTGCTATGCATGCTGTTTCTCTAAACATGTCCTTAGGAATGCTTTATTTTCCAAGGCTAACAGTACCAATACTATGGAACTATGCATACTATGAGCCACATTTCAGGAGGGCAATTTACCCAGCATAtgcctttgaaatttgccctcctAAAGAATTAAATATTGACAATGAAAACTAGGCACCAAATACCACATTCTTCAGAGGAGTAGCCATGCTATTCTGGTGTATCAAAAATGATACAGGAATAAAgcaccaatttattgaggcatgagtttTCGAGGACCAGGCTCCAtgtcatcagatgcatgaagtgtttACAATAGGTGGGTAAATATACAAGAAGATGGGCATAGGATGAAAGATATAGAACAAAAAGTAAGGCAGGATAGGAAAAGTGGGACAGGAATAATTTTATGATCATAGCTCAGTCAATTGACTACTAAGATAAGTGAGTAAAGAGAGAATGACCTGTGGAGTGTCATTCCAGCTAACCATATAGTATAAAAAGACAATTTAAGACACAAAGATAAAATCTGAACTtttcccctcccaccaccactccCTTTGTACTACTCTGGATCCCTTATTCCCCACCTCAATGATCTAGTTCCCTTGATCTAGTTCCCTTGATCTTTTCATCTGCAAACCCCAAGTATTTAACATCCCCTCTTCCTTCTGATATCACCATAGCTCCCTTCACTCTCCAAATCACTTCAACTTTGTTTTCCCTTTCCCTAGCATTAGCTGTCACATTTGTCTTAAAATTTAGCAATCACCTTGCTACTCATATCACAATCTGTGAGCTCCCAGGTGTCTAGCCCTTTCCACTTTTCTTCTTATGGAAGAATTTTCCAGCTTGCCTAAAAGGATCTTGAAAATGAATTATATTTCCTAGACTTTCTGGATTCTTTGGAAGTTGTGATAACTTTTTAGTGGACATGTAAGAATTTTCCCAAGTTGTCCTATGTAGGTGAGCTTCTCAGAACAAGTATATTCTCCCAAAAGATGTTTCACAGTCTGCAGAGACTAGAGTAAGTTCAGGTTCCAATAATGCTAGAAAATCTGGAAAAGAATAGATAAATTATTGCTTAGTTTGCAGAATGCTGAATCACATGGTGTGACAATCTCTCTCATTCTTGTCTTGATGTGAACTTGATGAGTATACTCCATGAAAAACCCAGCAAACATTTCACTCAGCTATGATTTTCTCTTTTACCTTATTGGTTAAAAGATGAAACAAGttgcttattttatttctctCTGGTCATCTTGTACTAGTGATAAAAATATGCCAATGAAAAATCTGAATAAAGGACACAATCGCTGCCTATCTTGATATTTTTACAGATATGATTCCCTCTCTGTGTTATAGTAACTCAAACCAGGACACTCTGAAATGTGAAAACGGTAATGTCTTGGCAACTTTGGAAGGCAGATTATCTAAATTGCAATTCTCAATGGATGAGATCAGAGATGGGGTAGAAAAGCATTCGCTTTCTGACCTTTAAAACTATGTCATGAGGCAAAAGATTACAACAGATCAGTACTTGATGCAATAAACTGAAATTAAGAAAgaaaacacagtaataatggatcGCATCTAGGATCAGTGAAATAGAGCAAGGAGAAATCATTTGAGAATTAATGGTCTCCTGAAGCACATTAAAGATTCTGAACTTATTCAGCTTGTCCAAATATGACTTCCTAAAACATTGGGCTTGTCTTTGGTTACTGAACCTCTGGCAGTTGTGCCCCTTGAAACTGAGCCCTGGCAAAGACCCATTTCAGTTAAAATGATTGACTTtcctgataaaaataaaatattgcaaacttATAAGATGTCAATCTCTTTGGAATACAAGGGGCAAATGCTTCTTTTGTTCAATGATATCCCTCAGAAAGTCTCTCAAGCTTGCTGGAATTCTTTTCTGATAAGTGCTGAGTTACACCATCGGAGTTTGATGTTTTCACTGTGATTTCTTGCTAGGAATAAAGTCTTTGCTAATAATAAAACTATTGCTCTCAAAATGAAAGATCAAGCCCGAAAGACAGAAAGACTCTATAGGATAGGCTCAGCTGTAGGGTGTTATGGTTAAGTGTTAACACAATGGGTTATCTGCCTACATTGAGAAGCCTGCACTGCTAGATTTACCagatgatgtttttattttatattcctctGTTTCACTCTGTATTAATAACAGGCCAATGCGGTGTGGATAATTTTACAgtgttttcaatttttcttcGGCCTGGATGTGCTAGAAATGCCTTCCACTGTTGTTGTCTGAGTAGTTGGGCTTGCAGACCTGAAATACCTGAATTTTTGTATAAGAGATGGCATCTCTATTTCTACTTtcagtggtatttttttttatattgtattgacCTGAATTCTTCCATGTTTCATTTTGAGGTGATTTTGTAATGAAATGCAATAGCTGCCTTGGACATAGTTTTGCTGTTTTTGCAATAATGAGGAAACAAGTATGAAAGCTCATGTTTTTAAGAAAAAAGTAGTCTAATTGGCCCAGCAGCCATATACCTCTGGAACAGTAAATAGTTTACAGACTTATCAAGTTATACTCAAACGCCTATTTCTATGGATTTATGAGATgactatatttttcatttttcttttctttgctctgaACAGCTGAACTAAGTCTGGTATATTATGGGGTCAATTTGAAATGAGTTGCTAGTGCTAAAAGCCCTAGGGCCAGATttcaaaagggttacgcgcataagttatgcgcgtaaccctcttaaaaggcccctgcgcgcgccgagcctattttgcataggctcggcggcgcgtgcaagccccgggacgcacgccccctttgcaaagtcccggggctttgcaaagggggcgtgtcgggtgggtaGTGCAAATTTTGGGGCAGGGCGGGAGGCGTGttggggcgtggcgccggcccgggggcaaggtcgaggcctccggaccagcccccgggtcgggtgatggcgcgccagcagtccactggcgcgcgcagatttacgcctgcctccagcag
Protein-coding regions in this window:
- the LOC115098811 gene encoding olfactory receptor 1361-like, encoding LKQMNETTVQEFLLLGLTERMELRGLLIVVFLTMYLMNLLANGTMILAIGGSSQLHTPMYFFLCNLSFVDMCFTSVTVPKMLSNLISNKKTISFSECITQLYFFVVFAGAECVLMSIMAYDRYVAICNPLHYVIIMSKKVCVSMSAGSMIITFLNSLLHTLLVYRLSFCNSNKIQHFFCDFTPLLQLSCTDTSINELVLFTEASLIAMLPFVIILISYIRIITAILKIQSTGGRLKTFSTCSSHLTVVILFYGTLMFMYFRPSSSYSLEKDKIASVIYNVLSPMLNPFIYSLRNRDVKAALKRALHRKVSSSKG